In candidate division WOR-3 bacterium, the DNA window CTCTTCAGGAATTTAAAGCAGAAAATGTTCATATAAGTGAAATAACAAGAGGACTTGAAGAGGGAGACAGAATTTTTTTTCATTCAATAATTACATGGGAAGAGGAACTCACGCATTATAGAAAGAAACTCAAACAGGAGAGTTTTTTAAAAATGGTAAAGAATTTAATCTCTGAAAATGAAAAAGATAAAATTGAAAAAATTTTGAACCTTTTAGGGGAAACTTTTGAAGAGTATTCCTTTATAGGTATTTACAAAAAAGACAAACTATTATATTCGGTTAATAAAAAGAACAAAAAGGATAGAAGAGACAGAAAAAATCCAAGTATTCATTCTGAAATTCAATTTCCTCTTTATAAAAACAGCCAAGAATTAGGCAAGTTAGTGATAAGAACAAGCTCAAAAGATGGTTTTAAAGAAGAAGATGAATTTTTTTTAAAAAAGGTTTCTCTTTTGATTGAAGAAAATTTAGATGGAGGTAAACAAAATGAAAAAAATTAGCCTTATATTTTTACTCTTTTTCTTCTCCTGTTCTGGAACATCTAAAAATAAAGTTCCATCTTTTACTTTAAGAACTATTGATGGAGAGACTTTCAATATTGATGAACATATTGGGAAAAAAGTTATCATAATTGATTTCTGGGCAACATGGTGTCCTCCCTGCAGGGCAGAAATTCCTGGATTTGTAAGATTATATAGTAAGTACAGAGAAAAAGGAGTTCTAATAGTTGGAATATCTCTTGATAGGGGTGGAAATGCAGAAGAACTTGTAAAAAATTTTGCAAGAGAATTCGGAATAAATTATCCTTTAATGATGGGAACAGAGGAAGTTGAGAAAAAATTTGGAGGTATCGTTGCAATACCCACTACTTTTATAGTTAATAAAAAAGGAGAAATAATTGAAAAAATAGTGGGTTACAGAGATGAAAGTTTTTTTGAAAAAAAGATTAGAGAAAATTTATAGATAATGGATAAATTAAAAATTCTAAGTGGTAATGCTTCATCTGAATTAAGTGAAAAAATCTGTAAGAACTTGGGTATTGAAAGAGCTGATGTTGAAGTTTCCAGATTCTCTGATGGTGAGATAAGAATTCAAATTAAAGAAAATATAAGGGGATGCGATGTGTTTATAGTCCAGTCTACACATCCCCCTTCTGATAACCTGATGGAGCTTCTTCTTTTAATTGATGCAGCAGTCCGAGCATCAGCAAAAAGAATTACAGCAGTTATTCCTTACTTTGGATATGCAAGACAGGATAGGAAAGATGCACCGAGAGTTCCTATTTCTGCAAAGCTTGTAGCAAATTTAATTCAAACTGCAGGAGCAAACAGGGTTTTAACATGTGATTTACATTCTGATCAGATTCAGGGATTTTTTGACATTCCAGTGGATAATCTTTATGCTTTCCCGGTTTTCAGGGATTTTTTAGGAATTTTACCCAGTGATAAATTCATGGTTATATCACCTGATGTAGGCGGAACAAACAGGGCAAGGGCTTTTGCCAAAAGACTTGGAAATTTACCACTTGCTCTTGTTGACAAAAGAAGACCAGCACCAAATTTAGCAGAAGTTATAAACATAATTGGAGAAGTAAAAGATAAAAATTTGCTTATAGTGGATGACCTTATAGATACAGGAAGAACTGTTGCAAATGGAGCTCTCATTTTAAAGGAAAAAGGTGCAAAGAGTATATGGGTTTGTGCAACTCATGGACTCTTTTCAGGGAATTGTAAAGAAGTTCTTGATTCATCCCCTATTGAAAAAGTGATTGTAACAAACACAATACCAATACCACCTCATAAAAGATTTAAAAAACTTGAAGTACTTGATATTTCAAATTTACTTGCAGAGGCTATTAAAAGAATTCATGAAGAAGTTTCAATAAGTGAACTTTTCGTATAAAAAAGGAGGAAAAATGAAAAAAATTAAATTAAAGGCACAATTAAGAGAAAAAACAGGAACAAGAGAATCAAGAAGGTTAAGAAAAAAAGGATTTGTAACTATCGAACTGTATGGTGCGAAAGAGGAAAATGTTCATCTTGTAATAGAAAGAAAAAACTTTGAGAAAATCTGGCATGAAATTCATGGAGAAACTGTAATTTTTGAAATTGAATTTGACAATAAAAAAGTGAATTCTGTTATAAAGGAAATACAGAGAGATGTCCTTTATGGTTATCCAATTCATATTGATTTTCAGGTATTACATGAAAAAGAAGAAATTACTGTTCCTGTTCCTGTTATTCTAAAAGGAGAAGCAAAAGGAGTCAAACTTGGTGGAATACTTGAACACTTTATTCATCAGTTGCATGTGAAAACAGTTCCATCCAAAATTCCAGGACATATTGAAATTGATATATCTGATTTAAACATGGGTGACAGTATTCATGTTAAGGATATAAAACTTGAGAAAGGAATAAAAATTTTAGAACACCCTGAAGATACAATCTGTACAATAGCCCATCCAAAGGGAATAGAAATTACAGTTCAAGAACCAATTCTCCCTGAGATAAGCGAAGAAAAAGAAAGTGAGAAAAAAGTTGAAGAAAAGAAGAAAGAGGAGTGACAAAATTTTTTTTATTCGGACTTGGGAATCCTGGTAAAAAATATATAAATACAAGACATAACGTTGGATACAGGTTTATAAGTTATTTTTTTAGAGACAAAAATTTTAAGCCTGGTAAAGGAAATTTTTTTTATGCGGAAAATCCACCTTTTATTGGTATTTTACCATCTCTTTACATGAATGAAAATGGCAAAATTATTTTAGAATTAAAGGAAATTTTCAATATTAATCTTTTTAATTTAATTTTATTTCTTGATGATTTAAACTTACCCTTTGGAGCTATCAGATTCAGAGTCAAGGGTTCGGATGGTGGGCATAAGGGATTAAAATCCTGTATATATTATGCAGAAACCGAGGAAATAAAAAGGTTGAGAATAGGTATAGGTTTTAATTATAATATTGAAGCAGAAAAATATGTTTTAGAAGATTTTAAGGAGGAAGAAATTAATATTTTAGTTAATAAGGTTTTTCCCTATATAGAAGAGGGGATTTATAAATTTTTAAAAGATGGTGATATTAATAATTTTGAAAATTATATAAACAATTACCCATGGAGAGAAAGGGTTCAAATCCCCTATAAAAATGAAAAAGAAAAATGAACCTTATACTTTTATCTATTCTCATAGGTATAATTGCAGTTATATATTCTCTTTTAATGGCAAGATATGTTCTTTCCCATTCGCCAGGTACAGAAGAAATGGTAAAAATCTCAGATGCAGTTCATGAAGGGGCAATGGCTTTCTTAAAAAGAGAATTTAAAACAATTTTTTGGTTTATTCTATTTGTAGTTTTATTGATTATAATCGGTCTTTCCTATAATGGAATTAACTATTCAATTGCTACTGCTTTTGCTTATGTTTTAGGAGCAACCCTATCACTCCTTTCTGCTTATTTTGGCATGAATATTTCTACAAGAGCAAATACAAGGACTGCAGAAGGTGCTAAGAAGAGTTTCAATGAAGCCTTAAAAATAGCATTTTTCGGTGGTTCTGTTATGGGAATGACTGTTGTGGGTCTTGGTATTCTGGGACTTACGAGTTTATTTTTTATATACACAAATATTTTTAAAAATGTTCCAGAAAATATAAAATATGTGGTTTCCCTTCTAACAGGATTTTCAATGGGAGCCTCTTCTGTAGCTCTGTTTGCAAGGGTGGGAGGAGGAATATACACAAAAGCTGCTGATGTAGGAGCTGACCTTGTTGGAAAAGTTGAAGCGGGAATTCCTGAAGATGACCCGAGAAATGCTGCAGTTATTGCAGATAATGTTGGTGATAATGTTGGTGACTGTGCTGGAATGGGTGCTGATCTTTATGAATCCTTTGTTGGCGCAATTCTTTCAGGTATGGTTATAGCAGCAGTAAATTACGATTTAAAAGGTATCTTTCTTTCTTCATTTCTTGCAGCCCTTGGCATAATAGCTTCTATTTTAGGTGTTTTTGCTATAAGAGGAGCAAAAGAAAATGCCTCTCGTGCTTTACTTAAAGCAACTTTTGTATCAGCAATCTTATTTGCAATTTTTTCACTTTTAGTAACAATCTTCTATTACGGAAATATCAAAATATACTACGCAATTTTATCAGGTCTTATTGTAGGTGTTGCTATTGGATATTTAACTGAATATTACACAATAAAAGAAAGTATCTTAAAGGAAATAGCCGAAGCATCTACAAGGGGAGTAGCAACCAACATTCTTACAGGAATTGCAACAGGAATGATGAGTACAGTCGTTCCTGTAATACTCATTGGACTTGCAATTGTTGTATCTTATTTATCAGCCGGATTTTTTGGGATAGCTCTTGCAGGAATTGGAATGCTTTCAATTGCAGGTATGACTGTTTCAGTTGATGCTTATGGACCAATAGCTGATAATGCTGGGGGGATTGCAGAAATGGCTCATCTTGGTGAAAATATAAGAAAAATTACAGATTCCCTTGATGCTGCCGGTAATACAACTGCAGCAATAGGTAAGGGATTTGCAATAGGTTCAGCAGCTCTCACAGCTCTTGCATTATTTGCTGCTTACTCACAGACAGTAAGGACAATAACAGGAGAACTTTTAGACTTAAATATTCTTGACGCAAGAGTTGTTGCTGGACTTTTTATAGGTGGTGTTATCCCATTTTTCTTTTCAGCTTCTGCTATAAAGGCTGTTGGAAGAACTGCGGGACTTGTTGTTGAAGAGGTTAGAAGACAGTTTAAAGAAATACCAGGTTTAATGGAAGGAAAAGCAAAGCCAGAATATGCAAGATGTGTTGATATAACAACACAGGGAGCATTAAAAAGTATGATAATTCCTGGTTTTGTTGCTTTTATATCACCTCTCATTTTAGGAATTTTCTTTGGTAAAGAAGCTCTTGGAGGACTTTTAGCTGGTTCCCTTGTAACAGGTGTTCCTCTTGCGCTTTTTATGGCTAATGCAGGAGGGGCTTGGGATAATTCAAAAAAATACATAGAGGCAGGTAACTTTGGTGGAAAAGGTTCAAAAGCTCATAAAGCATCTGTTGAAGGTGATACAGTAGGAGATCCATTTAAGGATACAGCAGGACCTTCCTTAAACATTCTTTTAAAACTTATGGCAATTGTATCACTTGTTTTTGCTCCGCTTATAATTACCCTGAACTCGAAAATTGGAATTTTGAAGTGAAGAGAAAAGACCTTTTAAGTCTTAAAGACCTTGATAAAAAAGAGATTGAAACAATTTTAGATTTAGGAGAAAAATTTCTTGAAATTTTAAAAAGACCTATACCCAAGGTTCCAACATTAAGAGGAAAAACAATAGTAACTTTATTTTTTGAACCATCCACCAGAACAAGACTTTCATTTGAAATAGCAGCAAAAAGACTTTCTGCTGATGTAATAAATTTTTCAGCCAGTACTTCTGCGCTCTTAAAAGGTGAATCCACTCTTGATACTCTAAAAAACATTCTTGCTATGAAAGTTGATATGTTCATTGTGAGACATTCTTCAAGTGGTGCGCCTTATTTCCTTGCAAGAAATACAACTGCAAGTGTTATCAATGCAGGTGACGGAACTCACGAGCACCCTACACAAGGACTACTTGATATTTTTACAATGAGAAAACATAAAGGCGACTTGAAAGGCAAAAAGGTTCTTATAATTGGTGATATACTTCATTCAAGAGTAGCAAGGTCAAATATTTTTGGACTTCTAAAACTTGGTGCTGAAATTTATCTTGCAGGTCCAAAACCTCTTGTTCCGGATGAATTTGAAATTTTAGGAGCAAAAATTATAAAAAATATTGATAAACATCTTGGAGAAATGGATGTAATAATGGGTTTGAGGGTTCAGAAGGAAAGAGGTGGAGCAAATTATTTGCCCTCTTTTGAAGACTATAGAAGGTCATACGGAATAACAAGTGATAGGTTAAAACTTTTAAAAGAAGATTCAATAATAATGCATCCTGGACCTGTAAACTGGGGAGTAGAAATGGATTATGAAGTCCTTAAAGATAAAAGATGTGTAATACTGGAACAGGTAACAAATGGTGTTGCTGTTAGAATGGCAATTCTCTTTTATCTACTCGGACACGGAGAACTGGAAGAAAAATAAGTTTAAAAGAGTTTACATATTAGACATATAAAGTCGATTATATTTTAATATCCCACCTCTAAAAGCATAAGCTTTTACCCCTTTTTTTCTAAGTCTCAGGGCAACCTCCTGAGAAAATAAACCATGATTACAAAAGAAAATATAAATTTTATCCCTTTCAAATTCATAATTATCTATTTTGTTTAAAGGAATGTTTAAATCTGCCTCAAAAGGAATTCCAATTTTTCCTGAATTGTCCCTTATATCAACCTTAATAGAACCCTCTAAAACTCTATCTGTTTCTATATCTTCTTCCTCTATAATAAATGGTTCCCTAAGAGTTATTTTACTTTTTACTACAACATCTATTAATTTAGGTTCAAGAAAAAGCTCTAAATCTATTACCTTTTGTAATTCAGGTTTTGTAACAGGCTTATCTGGAACAATGGCACAATATTCCTTTACCTTTTCGGAAATTTCATAAGTTCCAATTTTCTTTGAAATATTTATTATTTCTTCCTTGTTAAAACCTATAAGAGGTCTTAGACACACAACTTCTTTTAAAATACTATCAATAACATAAAGCGAATCAAGAGTTTGTGAAGAAACCTGTCCTAAAGATTCCCCTGTTACTATTGCTTTAATCCCCTTTTCTTTTGCTACTTTTTCAGCAATTTCAAACATTTTTCTTTTCAGTATTATTCCCCAGTAAGAAGATGGAATAACTTCTCTTATATTCTCCACAACAGGTCTCAAATCGCATATAAAAAGCTCTGGATTTATTCCAAAAAGAAAATTTTTCCAGAAATAATTTATAAGTCTTGTTACCTCTTTTAAATGTGAAAAACCACCAAGATTAAAAAATAAAAAGGATAAATCTGCACCTCTTTTTGCCATTAAATAAGCTGCAACAATAGAGTCAAATCCACCTGAAATAAGACACAGAACTTTTCCTTGGGTTCCAAGTGGAAGCCCCCCTGCTCCTTCAATTTCTTTCTCAATAATAAAAGCATCGTTATTTTCAATTTCCAATTTAACCCATATATCTGGATTATCAAGATTTACCTTACCTTTTTTCTCTACAAGCTCTTTTCCTATTTCTCTTTCTGCTTCAAGGGAATTAAAATTATGGATACCTTTTCTCTTAACCCTTACTCCAAAGGTTTTATTTTTGACTTTTTTGGCAAAAATTTTCTTAACTTTTTTCTTTAAATCTTTTAAATCCTTAAATTTTATTTTTTCTGCTAAAACTATCTTTTTTATACCGAAAATTCTTTCAAAAAAATTTCTATACCCTTCAGCTTCTATAACTATTTTATCCCATTTTAAAAAAATTTTACCTTCAAAATTTTCTTTTTTAAAAGCATCCTCTATATTTTTCCTCAAAATATCAATAAATCTTTTTCTTATTCTTTTAGTTTTAGTAAAAAGCTCGGAAAATTTAAGAACAATAATCATTAAATGTGAAATTCAACAATATCCTTATCTTTAAGTATATAATTTCTTTCAACCCTCTGACCAGGAAATTTTGAAGAACCCCATACCCTCGCATATTTCAAATTTTTGGCAAAATCCTTATGTAATTCTTCTGCAGCATCTATTACTGAACTACCTTCCTCAAGTATCATAGGATCTTTCATATCAGGTTCTTTTCCTGGTTCCTTTGTGTAAATTCTTATTATTTTCAATGATTTAAAAATCTCCCTTTTTAAATCCTCTAAACCAAAACCTGTCAAAGATGAAAAGGGGAGAATTTTTTCCTTTGGAAAACTTTCTTTCAAAATTTTAAATCTCTCCTCTGCTCCTCCTGCATCAATTTTATTTACCACAAAAAAACCTCTTTTTTTAATAATTCCTTCAAAAGAATATTCATCTTTCTCTGAAAATTCAATTTTAATCTCATTTAAAATTTCTTTTAACTCTAAAAAATCATCAATAAGGTCATCCTGTGAACCATCAAGAATAGCCATAATAGAATCAGCATTTCTTACAATTTCTCTCTGCCACCAATTATACTTTGATGTCAAAAAGGGTGGTAAATCTACTATCTGTATTTGAATATCCTCATAGGGCATCATTCCAACTACAGGTAAAACTGTTGTAAAAGGGTATGGAGCAATTTCTGGATTTGCATTTGTTAAAAACTTAAGAATTGAGGATTTTCCAGAATTTGGTTTCCCAAATAAAACAACCTGACCTGCTCCTTCTTTTTCAGGGAAAAGAAAAGAGGGCGCACCTCTTTTTCTTCTCTGTTTTTCCTCTTCTATTTCTTTCTTAATCTGGGATATTCTTCTTTTGATATCAGCCTGCAGTTTATCAGTTCCTTTGTGCTTTGGCAAAGTTGCCCACATTTCTTTCAAAGCCAAAAGTTTTTCTTCAAGGGTTTTTGCTTCCCTATATTTTTTTTCAGCAGCAAGATATTCAGGAGTTAAATTTGCAGGCATTAAATAATTTAAAGGAAAAAATTATCAATTTCAAGATTTATATTGAATTTCTCTGGTCCAATAAGATTTCAAGAAGTGCTTTCCACAACTTCTCAAAACCTTTTTAAAAAATTAAATAACTATTTTATCCTCAAAATCTTTTTTATTTTCTTTTCATTATTGTATTCAGCCTTTATAAAATAAATACCTTTTAAAAGTTCAGGAATAAAAACACTGTGAAATCCTTTCTCAAAAACCTCTTTTAAATAAAACCTTTTTCTACCACTTATATCATAGATACATATTTTAACAAATCCTTTTTCTGGAACAATAAGTAAGATTGATTTTTCTTTCAGTAATGTTGGAAACTTAACATCAAACTGCATTTTATTCTCTACATCAATATCCTGTGGTCCTCCCTCCCCTTCCTTCCATACATAAACTTTCAAGGCACCAAGAACTGCTTTCCCATCACGCCCCTGTCCTTTAACCCTTATTCTCAATAAATCAGTAACAGCACTCTCAGGAATTCTTTTCTCAAAAACAGAATACTCATTTGCCTCAATATGCCAGACTCCAAGAGGTATATTATTAACATAAATTTTTTCATCTATTTCCCTACTAGAATAACCTTCAAACCTTATCTTAAACTTACTTTGAGGAATAAGCGGAATTTCATATATAAGCGAATCCCCATAATCAACATTTTTATAATACTCAGAACCAAAAGAAATATAACCCTCCCTATAAACATTCGTTATATCGGGCTCCTCGTTTCCAAAATTAAGAATAATAATTGGAGGCTCTTCTTCAAGCCTGACTTTTACATAATAAATCTTATAAATAGAATCTCCAGCATAAAAAACAAAATGCAAATCTTTACCATCACATAATAACTGAGGTGATAAAATAGAATAATGAGAAAATAAAATATTTTCTTCAAAAGGAGCTCCATTTTCACCATATAAGAGATAATTTAATGAACCCTCATTCTTTACAAATGTTACATAATTTTTATCTATAAAGGGTTGAAATACATTAAAAGCTTCTAATGAATAAACTTCCTTTGGATTTGAAAGAACACTAAATCCCTGAAATGTATACCTTGATAAAACCTTCGAACATTCCCCTTCCCTGTTTTTAACATAAACAAGATTAATAAATGAATTTGATTTTGTAATGTATGGATCAAAATAAATAGGTGCACCTGGTTCCTTCAATGTAATAAGATGTTCATTCGTATCTGGTGAAAGACAATAATACCTCAATGTATCATTTGCTCCCTCCCATAAAAGATGAATTCTATTTAAATAATCAACAGTTAAAGATGGCGATATTAAAAGAGGAATAATTGAATCATAAAATGTTTTAGGATGAACCCTGAGAGTCTCCCTCGGAGGCCAGGTTGTATCTATCGGCACTCTTTTTATCGTATTTACAAAATGGGTGAAAAATATATTAAAACTATGGAGATTCCTTAAATCAAATTTTCCAAGCATTAAAAGATTCCCTCCCCATATTCTTATATCAGTTAAATGATACCCAGGAGGAGGATGATGAGTAACTCCCCATTTTGTCTCCCATGTTACATACCCTGTGTTATTAAAAATCTCAAAACAAGGAGAACCAATACCCCAATAATATGTTCCCTCATTTGAGAAAACTGTAATAGGATTTTCCCACCTATTGCCATTAAATTTAGAAAATCTCAATTCCTCAAGAAATGTTGTATCATTATAAGAAAAAACACAGTAAACATTCTTAAACTCATCCTCTGAAATTGCAGGATTTTTACCTATCCCTATGAATAATTTCTGATTTTTATTCAAAATATAATCGTATACAGAATCATTCTTAGAATAAAGAAAATGAATATTACCAAACCCATCCTTTAAAATTCTCCTTGCATTATTTGGTGGAATATTTTTAAGGTCTATTTTTTGAGAAACTTCCCTCATATCAACATCATAAAAATAGGTAGAAAATTTCTTATAAACAACCTTACTTTTATTTCTTGTATTAATAAATCCAATATTCACCTTTCCAATTAACCCTCCCCTCCAAATAACACCATGAAATCCTTCCTCATTTCCATAAGCAGAAATAACCCTTACTCCATATCCAATTCCTGATGCCCCTTTAAAAAATCTTAATAGGTAACCTTTCCCATTAAAATCCTCACAGAAAATATAAGTATTTATCCTCCTGAATAAACATAATCCATCTTCTTCTGAGGTATATAAGTAACATCTCCCCAATCTCCGTATTGATTCAGTAAATACACTCTAATCCCAATACTATTATTTGTAAAAAGTAATAAATTATCCCCTAACACACTTAAAGCAGGATCATTTTCCTGTGGTACATCACTATATACAGGAATCCATGTTCCTCTATTTATTCTTTTGTAATGCCTTACTAATGCTCCATAAGGACCTGTGCTTGTTTGAACCACAAGATGTAATGTATCCTTATAAAAAACAAAAGAACCCCTGTTTGAAATATAATCGTTTTTAAATGTATCTATAAATTCCTTTGCAGAAGAAAATGAAGAAGGATTTAAATAATAAAATTTTGAATAATATAAGGAATCAATTGGAGCTCCACCAGAACTTATTATTCTCCCATATACAATATGTAAAGTGTCCTTTTTCATAAAAATAAATGGTTCCATAATTGTTGCATATTTTGTAGAACTGACTGTGAGCAATTTACTTGAATACCATGAATTTCCACTCTTACAAAAATACCATAAGTGCGACTTATTACCAGAAGTGTCTTTATCTTCAACAAAAACTATAATAGGTTTTCCATCTGAGGATAAAACTATTGATACATCTTTAATTTCACGATTATGGGTTCTATCTCTTTTAAAAACTTTCTTAATAGTCCATAAAAGCCCTTCATCATTACTAAAACCATGAATAACAAAAAGTGAATCCCCTTTATTATACTTATATGCAATATGAAGTGTCCCATCATTTGCCCTCTGTATGTTATGACTGTAATAATCACCTGTTGTTCCACTAAATACAGGAGAAGTTGTTACTGTATCACAGAGAATAGAAGTATTTTTTG includes these proteins:
- a CDS encoding GTPase, whose protein sequence is MPANLTPEYLAAEKKYREAKTLEEKLLALKEMWATLPKHKGTDKLQADIKRRISQIKKEIEEEKQRRKRGAPSFLFPEKEGAGQVVLFGKPNSGKSSILKFLTNANPEIAPYPFTTVLPVVGMMPYEDIQIQIVDLPPFLTSKYNWWQREIVRNADSIMAILDGSQDDLIDDFLELKEILNEIKIEFSEKDEYSFEGIIKKRGFFVVNKIDAGGAEERFKILKESFPKEKILPFSSLTGFGLEDLKREIFKSLKIIRIYTKEPGKEPDMKDPMILEEGSSVIDAAEELHKDFAKNLKYARVWGSSKFPGQRVERNYILKDKDIVEFHI
- a CDS encoding TlpA disulfide reductase family protein, which translates into the protein MKKISLIFLLFFFSCSGTSKNKVPSFTLRTIDGETFNIDEHIGKKVIIIDFWATWCPPCRAEIPGFVRLYSKYREKGVLIVGISLDRGGNAEELVKNFAREFGINYPLMMGTEEVEKKFGGIVAIPTTFIVNKKGEIIEKIVGYRDESFFEKKIRENL
- a CDS encoding sodium-translocating pyrophosphatase encodes the protein MNLILLSILIGIIAVIYSLLMARYVLSHSPGTEEMVKISDAVHEGAMAFLKREFKTIFWFILFVVLLIIIGLSYNGINYSIATAFAYVLGATLSLLSAYFGMNISTRANTRTAEGAKKSFNEALKIAFFGGSVMGMTVVGLGILGLTSLFFIYTNIFKNVPENIKYVVSLLTGFSMGASSVALFARVGGGIYTKAADVGADLVGKVEAGIPEDDPRNAAVIADNVGDNVGDCAGMGADLYESFVGAILSGMVIAAVNYDLKGIFLSSFLAALGIIASILGVFAIRGAKENASRALLKATFVSAILFAIFSLLVTIFYYGNIKIYYAILSGLIVGVAIGYLTEYYTIKESILKEIAEASTRGVATNILTGIATGMMSTVVPVILIGLAIVVSYLSAGFFGIALAGIGMLSIAGMTVSVDAYGPIADNAGGIAEMAHLGENIRKITDSLDAAGNTTAAIGKGFAIGSAALTALALFAAYSQTVRTITGELLDLNILDARVVAGLFIGGVIPFFFSASAIKAVGRTAGLVVEEVRRQFKEIPGLMEGKAKPEYARCVDITTQGALKSMIIPGFVAFISPLILGIFFGKEALGGLLAGSLVTGVPLALFMANAGGAWDNSKKYIEAGNFGGKGSKAHKASVEGDTVGDPFKDTAGPSLNILLKLMAIVSLVFAPLIITLNSKIGILK
- the pth gene encoding aminoacyl-tRNA hydrolase; the encoded protein is MTKFFLFGLGNPGKKYINTRHNVGYRFISYFFRDKNFKPGKGNFFYAENPPFIGILPSLYMNENGKIILELKEIFNINLFNLILFLDDLNLPFGAIRFRVKGSDGGHKGLKSCIYYAETEEIKRLRIGIGFNYNIEAEKYVLEDFKEEEINILVNKVFPYIEEGIYKFLKDGDINNFENYINNYPWRERVQIPYKNEKEK
- a CDS encoding ribose-phosphate pyrophosphokinase is translated as MDKLKILSGNASSELSEKICKNLGIERADVEVSRFSDGEIRIQIKENIRGCDVFIVQSTHPPSDNLMELLLLIDAAVRASAKRITAVIPYFGYARQDRKDAPRVPISAKLVANLIQTAGANRVLTCDLHSDQIQGFFDIPVDNLYAFPVFRDFLGILPSDKFMVISPDVGGTNRARAFAKRLGNLPLALVDKRRPAPNLAEVINIIGEVKDKNLLIVDDLIDTGRTVANGALILKEKGAKSIWVCATHGLFSGNCKEVLDSSPIEKVIVTNTIPIPPHKRFKKLEVLDISNLLAEAIKRIHEEVSISELFV
- the speD gene encoding adenosylmethionine decarboxylase — translated: MKPVGEHYIVEASGCDPQIIGNVEKMQEILVNAAHKANVKIWAVSFHRFPPQGVSGVIVISESHISVHTWPEYGYVALDIYTCGEHSNPEEAVNFALQEFKAENVHISEITRGLEEGDRIFFHSIITWEEELTHYRKKLKQESFLKMVKNLISENEKDKIEKILNLLGETFEEYSFIGIYKKDKLLYSVNKKNKKDRRDRKNPSIHSEIQFPLYKNSQELGKLVIRTSSKDGFKEEDEFFLKKVSLLIEENLDGGKQNEKN
- a CDS encoding aspartate carbamoyltransferase catalytic subunit; translated protein: MKRKDLLSLKDLDKKEIETILDLGEKFLEILKRPIPKVPTLRGKTIVTLFFEPSTRTRLSFEIAAKRLSADVINFSASTSALLKGESTLDTLKNILAMKVDMFIVRHSSSGAPYFLARNTTASVINAGDGTHEHPTQGLLDIFTMRKHKGDLKGKKVLIIGDILHSRVARSNIFGLLKLGAEIYLAGPKPLVPDEFEILGAKIIKNIDKHLGEMDVIMGLRVQKERGGANYLPSFEDYRRSYGITSDRLKLLKEDSIIMHPGPVNWGVEMDYEVLKDKRCVILEQVTNGVAVRMAILFYLLGHGELEEK
- a CDS encoding 50S ribosomal protein L25, which gives rise to MKKIKLKAQLREKTGTRESRRLRKKGFVTIELYGAKEENVHLVIERKNFEKIWHEIHGETVIFEIEFDNKKVNSVIKEIQRDVLYGYPIHIDFQVLHEKEEITVPVPVILKGEAKGVKLGGILEHFIHQLHVKTVPSKIPGHIEIDISDLNMGDSIHVKDIKLEKGIKILEHPEDTICTIAHPKGIEITVQEPILPEISEEKESEKKVEEKKKEE
- a CDS encoding T9SS type A sorting domain-containing protein; translated protein: MGRCYLYTSEEDGLCLFRRINTYIFCEDFNGKGYLLRFFKGASGIGYGVRVISAYGNEEGFHGVIWRGGLIGKVNIGFINTRNKSKVVYKKFSTYFYDVDMREVSQKIDLKNIPPNNARRILKDGFGNIHFLYSKNDSVYDYILNKNQKLFIGIGKNPAISEDEFKNVYCVFSYNDTTFLEELRFSKFNGNRWENPITVFSNEGTYYWGIGSPCFEIFNNTGYVTWETKWGVTHHPPPGYHLTDIRIWGGNLLMLGKFDLRNLHSFNIFFTHFVNTIKRVPIDTTWPPRETLRVHPKTFYDSIIPLLISPSLTVDYLNRIHLLWEGANDTLRYYCLSPDTNEHLITLKEPGAPIYFDPYITKSNSFINLVYVKNREGECSKVLSRYTFQGFSVLSNPKEVYSLEAFNVFQPFIDKNYVTFVKNEGSLNYLLYGENGAPFEENILFSHYSILSPQLLCDGKDLHFVFYAGDSIYKIYYVKVRLEEEPPIIILNFGNEEPDITNVYREGYISFGSEYYKNVDYGDSLIYEIPLIPQSKFKIRFEGYSSREIDEKIYVNNIPLGVWHIEANEYSVFEKRIPESAVTDLLRIRVKGQGRDGKAVLGALKVYVWKEGEGGPQDIDVENKMQFDVKFPTLLKEKSILLIVPEKGFVKICIYDISGRKRFYLKEVFEKGFHSVFIPELLKGIYFIKAEYNNEKKIKKILRIK
- the thiI gene encoding tRNA uracil 4-sulfurtransferase ThiI yields the protein MIIVLKFSELFTKTKRIRKRFIDILRKNIEDAFKKENFEGKIFLKWDKIVIEAEGYRNFFERIFGIKKIVLAEKIKFKDLKDLKKKVKKIFAKKVKNKTFGVRVKRKGIHNFNSLEAEREIGKELVEKKGKVNLDNPDIWVKLEIENNDAFIIEKEIEGAGGLPLGTQGKVLCLISGGFDSIVAAYLMAKRGADLSFLFFNLGGFSHLKEVTRLINYFWKNFLFGINPELFICDLRPVVENIREVIPSSYWGIILKRKMFEIAEKVAKEKGIKAIVTGESLGQVSSQTLDSLYVIDSILKEVVCLRPLIGFNKEEIINISKKIGTYEISEKVKEYCAIVPDKPVTKPELQKVIDLELFLEPKLIDVVVKSKITLREPFIIEEEDIETDRVLEGSIKVDIRDNSGKIGIPFEADLNIPLNKIDNYEFERDKIYIFFCNHGLFSQEVALRLRKKGVKAYAFRGGILKYNRLYMSNM